The following coding sequences are from one Humulus lupulus chromosome X, drHumLupu1.1, whole genome shotgun sequence window:
- the LOC133805583 gene encoding uncharacterized protein LOC133805583, with translation MNRYESYSSNYNSQWEEYSNTFYGGNQYVEPNYYSQSEYNELTPQYSDPSIGDLINALNASTLQLQQMSKQAYGPFPQQPPTAMSQDQEPSISDMLKILLASTMQTQVILQSTEPSIKNLESTMGQIITSLNNLEVENIGELPTELESNPIENDGTLTLQSGQQIDIPPYLDITFDLIQTQEVNNSTLNASSPPEIETFTSVGSSSQNMLHKPTVRSYVPIPPFPSRLTKFKNEEENKVILKINISLHTTIKKVPPYAKLPKDLSTNKRKLKGDKKISVGENVSVILQRKLLPKCQDLGMFINLYTISKSRFDYCMIDLGAPIHLMSYSIFASLNLGLLKEISVIIRLGDHTNAYPLRVVVDVLVQVQFGRPFRLIRSTKLDVKVWALTMKFNGEVIQFDMLNSIEKYKKKKVLLNDPP, from the coding sequence ATGAATAGATATGAATCCTATTCTAGCAATTACAATTCACAATGGGAGGAGTATTCTAATACTTTCTATGGTGGAAATCAATATGTTGAGCCAAATTACTACTCTCAATCAGAATATAATGAGCTCACCCCACAATATTCAGACCCATCAATTGGAGATCTCATCAATGCATTGAATGCCAGCACTCTCCAACTTCAACAGATGTCAAAGCAGGCTTATGGGCCTTTTCCTCAACAACCTCCTACAGCAATGTCACAAGATCAGGAACCATCAATTTCAGATATGCTAAAAATATTGTTGGCTTCAACTATGCAGACCCAAGTTATTCTTCAGAGTACAGAACCGTCCATCAAGAATTTGGAGAGTACTATGGGACAAATTATTACTTCATTGAATAATCTTGAGGTTGAGAATATTGGAGAATTACCCACAGAATTAGAGAGTAATCCAATAGAGAATGATGGTACCCTAACTCTTCAAAGTGGTCAACAAATTGACATACCACCTTATCTAGACATAACATTTGATCTAATTCAAACTCAAGAAGTCAACAATTCAACCCTAAATGCATCTTCTCCACCAGAGATTGAAACTTTCACGTCAGTTGGTTCATCATCACAGAACATGCTACACAAACCAACTGTTAGATCTTATGTCCCTATTCCTCCTTTTCCGAGCAGATTGACAAAATTTAAGAATGAGGAGGAAAATAAGGTGAtccttaaaatcaatatttcgCTCCATACAACCATTAAAAAAGTACCGCCATATGCTAAGCTTCCTAAGGATTTGTCCACAAATAAAAGGAAGTTGAAAGgcgataaaaagataagtgtgggggagaatgtttcaGTTATTCTCCAAAGGAAGTTGCTACCCAAGTGTCAAGACCTTGGGATGTTTATAAATCTATACACTATCAGTAAAAGCAGGTTTGATTATTGTATGATAGATTTAGGAGCACCTATTCATTTAATGTCTTATTCTATTTTTGCTTCTTTAAATCTAGGGCTGTTAAAAGAAATTAGTGTTATTATTCGATTAGGTGATCACACTAATGCTTATCCCCTAAGGGTAGTTGTAGATGTTTTGGTGCAGGTTCAATTTGGTAGGCCATTCCGACTTATTAGAAGTACAAAGCTGGATGTCAAAGTATGGGCACTTACAATGAAATTTAATGGTGAAGTTATACAGTTTGATATGTTGAATTCTATTGAGAAGTACAAAAAGAAGAAGGTTCTGTTAAATGACCCACCATGA